A window of the Longimicrobium terrae genome harbors these coding sequences:
- a CDS encoding sialidase family protein, with product MNRLAMTALAAVILAVPAIAVARDSRSAHLSMTDPGVAATGAAGNPTAAVDARGEAGYVAWIDGDGAQNVFLARVDAQGRPGEPVRVNDRDGDAAPHEQAPAQVAVGSDGAVYVLWQNNREIPGRRFPASDLRFARSTDGGRTFSPAVTVNDDRDGRPSSHTFHDLTVGADGTVWVSWIDSRVRDSARAARPHGAAAPDAAAPSMASSSKPMGGKGAGGHSMGGHGGGANPADDDLPTSEIRIARSTDGGRTFGASRVVDAGACPCCRTSMAVAPDGTVYVAWRKEYAGDVRDVVIASLKPGADAFTPPVRVHEDAWVFPACPHAGPSVAVDAGGRLHVGWYTGREGRQGLWYASAVDGGKTYSAPVSLAANVPPSRVELAAQGESVLAAWDAGGRPASVQVARIDESGRIARFRTVPGRMPALDASGEAAVLAWHDHSTIRLARLESRGSVLGGW from the coding sequence ATGAACCGCCTTGCGATGACGGCGCTGGCCGCCGTGATCCTCGCCGTTCCCGCCATCGCCGTGGCGCGGGACAGCCGCTCCGCGCACCTGTCGATGACAGATCCGGGCGTGGCCGCGACCGGCGCCGCCGGTAATCCCACTGCCGCCGTGGATGCACGCGGCGAGGCGGGATACGTGGCGTGGATCGATGGAGACGGTGCGCAGAACGTGTTTCTGGCCCGCGTGGACGCGCAGGGGCGGCCGGGCGAACCCGTCCGCGTGAACGATCGCGACGGGGACGCGGCGCCGCACGAGCAGGCGCCCGCGCAGGTGGCGGTGGGGAGCGACGGCGCGGTGTACGTGCTGTGGCAGAACAACCGCGAGATTCCCGGGCGGCGCTTTCCCGCCAGTGACCTCCGCTTTGCGCGCAGCACGGACGGGGGCCGCACCTTCAGCCCCGCGGTGACGGTGAACGACGACCGGGATGGGCGGCCGTCGTCGCACACCTTTCACGACCTGACCGTTGGCGCGGATGGAACGGTGTGGGTGTCGTGGATCGACTCGCGCGTCCGCGACTCGGCCCGCGCCGCCCGTCCGCACGGCGCTGCGGCCCCGGACGCCGCAGCGCCGTCCATGGCGTCATCCTCGAAGCCGATGGGCGGGAAGGGCGCGGGAGGGCATTCGATGGGTGGCCACGGCGGGGGAGCCAATCCGGCGGACGATGATCTGCCCACGTCGGAGATCCGCATCGCGCGCTCCACGGACGGCGGGCGGACGTTTGGCGCCAGCCGCGTGGTGGACGCGGGAGCCTGCCCCTGCTGCCGCACGTCGATGGCGGTGGCGCCCGACGGCACGGTGTACGTGGCGTGGCGCAAGGAGTACGCGGGCGACGTGCGCGACGTGGTGATCGCGTCGCTCAAGCCGGGCGCGGACGCCTTCACCCCGCCCGTGCGCGTGCACGAGGACGCGTGGGTGTTCCCGGCCTGCCCGCACGCGGGGCCGTCCGTGGCCGTGGATGCGGGCGGGCGCCTGCATGTCGGGTGGTACACCGGGCGCGAGGGCCGGCAGGGGCTGTGGTACGCGTCGGCGGTGGATGGCGGAAAGACGTACTCCGCCCCGGTGTCGCTGGCAGCGAACGTTCCGCCGTCGCGGGTGGAGCTGGCGGCGCAGGGCGAGTCGGTGCTGGCCGCGTGGGACGCGGGCGGGCGTCCGGCCTCGGTGCAGGTGGCGCGCATCGACGAGTCCGGACGGATCGCGCGGTTCCGCACGGTGCCCGGCCGCATGCCGGCGCTGGACGCCAGCGGGGAGGCGGCCGTGCTCGCCTGGCACGATCACTCCACCATTCGGCTGGCGCGGCTGGAGAGCCGTGGGTCGGTGCTGGGCGGTTGGTGA
- a CDS encoding ribosome maturation factor RimP — translation MADETLSRELEPRVEALGFELVELEQAGSKQRPILRLSIDRPDSKAGEPGVSLEDCTVVSRALEPWLDQREGLSDRYVLEVSSPGVERPLVRPRDWERFAGAVITVRGRDTLAGRARRLEGTLLGLRGENQDTVALRIGDEDVEIPLGDIERGNLVYRWERGQKR, via the coding sequence GTGGCGGACGAAACTCTCTCCCGGGAACTGGAACCCCGCGTGGAAGCGCTGGGATTCGAACTGGTGGAACTGGAGCAGGCGGGGAGCAAGCAGCGCCCCATTCTGCGCCTGTCCATCGACCGGCCCGACAGCAAGGCGGGCGAACCCGGCGTGAGCCTGGAAGACTGCACCGTGGTCAGCCGGGCGCTGGAGCCCTGGCTTGACCAGCGCGAAGGCCTTTCCGACCGCTACGTCCTGGAAGTGTCGTCGCCCGGCGTGGAGCGCCCCCTGGTGCGCCCCCGCGACTGGGAGCGGTTCGCCGGCGCGGTGATCACCGTGCGCGGCCGCGACACGCTGGCCGGACGCGCCCGCCGCCTCGAAGGCACCCTGCTGGGACTTCGCGGCGAGAACCAGGACACCGTCGCGCTGCGAATCGGCGACGAAGACGTGGAAATCCCGCTGGGCGACATCGAACGGGGCAACCTGGTCTACCGGTGGGAGCGCGGCCAGAAGCGCTGA
- the nusA gene encoding transcription termination factor NusA encodes MNNATQVLAAFREMTANKSISRDELYDLIKDGILAALAKRYGPNVEAEIEVDEATGKIGITVLKEVVAEVQDSSREILLEEARWDDPEFEVGDILEVPVEFAQFGRNAVMAAKQRILQRVREGERQKIRDEYEHRVGELLSGEVQQVERGKLVLLLNRSRDADAIIPWKEQNPRERARQGEPIRAVLKKVEETPKGPRLILSRADPLFVAALFKLEVPEIQQGIVEIRGSAREVGFRSKIAVSSRDESIDPVGACVGLKGSRVRAVVQELGGERIDIVPWHPDPEIYAKRALAPARVSKVISDYDARTMTAIVDEDQLSLAIGRNGQNVRLASQLIGWQIDLFGSREWLERGAESGLFGAGAAEGEYEETDFPLGDLDLTPATVAALQASGYNTFFDVINLEREDFLRIPGIAAAEADQLVSEIERLSVVDEDGGGYDAAQDGDGDAYDAAPGGEGVGEDGDAAGAADLTSDADAENLRDSE; translated from the coding sequence ATGAACAACGCAACGCAGGTGCTCGCGGCCTTCCGCGAGATGACGGCGAACAAGTCGATCTCGCGCGACGAGCTGTACGACCTGATCAAGGACGGCATTCTTGCCGCCCTCGCCAAGCGCTACGGCCCCAACGTGGAGGCCGAGATCGAGGTGGACGAGGCGACCGGCAAGATCGGCATCACCGTCCTCAAGGAAGTGGTGGCCGAGGTGCAGGACTCCTCGCGCGAGATTCTGCTGGAAGAAGCGCGCTGGGACGACCCCGAGTTCGAAGTCGGCGACATCCTGGAAGTTCCCGTGGAGTTCGCCCAGTTCGGGCGCAACGCGGTGATGGCCGCCAAGCAGCGCATTCTGCAGCGCGTGCGCGAGGGCGAGCGCCAGAAGATCCGCGACGAATACGAGCACCGCGTGGGCGAGCTGCTGTCCGGCGAAGTGCAGCAGGTGGAGCGCGGCAAGCTGGTGCTGCTGCTGAACCGCAGCCGCGACGCCGACGCCATCATCCCCTGGAAGGAGCAGAACCCCCGCGAGCGCGCCCGCCAGGGCGAGCCGATCCGGGCCGTGCTCAAGAAGGTGGAAGAAACGCCCAAGGGCCCGCGCCTGATTCTGTCGCGCGCCGACCCGCTGTTCGTGGCCGCGCTGTTCAAGCTGGAAGTGCCCGAGATTCAGCAGGGGATCGTTGAAATCCGCGGCTCCGCCCGCGAAGTGGGCTTCCGCAGCAAGATCGCGGTGAGCTCGCGCGACGAAAGCATCGATCCCGTGGGCGCCTGCGTGGGGCTCAAGGGCTCGCGCGTGCGCGCCGTGGTGCAGGAACTGGGCGGCGAGCGCATCGACATCGTGCCCTGGCACCCGGATCCGGAGATCTACGCCAAGCGCGCGCTGGCCCCGGCCCGCGTCAGCAAGGTCATCAGCGACTACGACGCGCGGACGATGACGGCCATCGTGGACGAAGACCAGCTTTCGCTGGCCATCGGCCGCAACGGACAGAACGTGCGCCTGGCCTCGCAGCTGATCGGCTGGCAGATCGACCTGTTCGGCTCGCGCGAGTGGCTGGAGCGCGGGGCTGAAAGCGGCCTGTTCGGCGCGGGCGCGGCCGAGGGGGAGTACGAGGAAACCGACTTCCCGCTGGGCGACCTGGACCTTACGCCGGCCACCGTGGCCGCGCTGCAGGCCTCGGGGTACAACACCTTCTTTGACGTCATCAACCTGGAGCGCGAAGATTTTCTGCGCATTCCGGGAATCGCCGCCGCCGAGGCCGACCAGCTGGTCTCGGAAATCGAGCGTCTGTCGGTGGTGGATGAAGACGGCGGCGGGTACGACGCCGCGCAGGACGGGGACGGCGATGCGTATGACGCCGCTCCTGGCGGAGAAGGTGTGGGTGAGGACGGGGACGCGGCGGGCGCCGCGGACTTGACTTCGGACGCCGACGCGGAGAATTTGCGCGATTCCGAATGA
- a CDS encoding L7Ae/L30e/S12e/Gadd45 family ribosomal protein yields MLGLAARARKVVYGTDMARSAARDGTLAAALVAADASPTQSRKLVPLLEARGVPFAVCLSRAELGAAMGRGPVSAVGFTDPSFARRALELAHAPPAQDRAGGEPY; encoded by the coding sequence ATGCTCGGGCTGGCTGCCCGGGCGCGCAAGGTGGTGTACGGAACCGACATGGCCCGGTCGGCCGCGCGCGACGGCACCCTTGCCGCCGCGCTGGTGGCCGCCGACGCCTCGCCCACGCAGAGCCGCAAGCTGGTCCCGCTGCTGGAAGCCCGCGGGGTTCCCTTTGCCGTCTGCCTTTCTCGTGCCGAGCTCGGCGCCGCCATGGGGCGGGGTCCGGTTTCGGCTGTTGGATTTACCGACCCAAGTTTCGCGCGCCGCGCCCTCGAACTGGCGCACGCGCCACCGGCGCAGGACCGAGCAGGAGGAGAGCCGTACTGA